Proteins encoded within one genomic window of Amorphoplanes friuliensis DSM 7358:
- a CDS encoding GNAT family N-acetyltransferase has product MSHSDVRFTERLRLESMDVRHADDLFALYRDPAVAEWYGEWTREQIDLEVARTARCWRVDGVHKWMAYDRVTDEVVGRGGLSRKHLDGDEHLELGWALHQRFWGHGYAAEIGRAGLRMAFDELDADEVVSFTETRNKRSRAVMERLGFHYRRNFSLRGEPFALYAFPRPEQPPTTAGASAE; this is encoded by the coding sequence ATGTCGCACTCAGATGTTCGGTTCACCGAGCGGTTGCGCCTCGAATCGATGGACGTCCGCCACGCTGATGACCTGTTCGCTCTGTATCGAGATCCTGCCGTGGCCGAGTGGTACGGGGAGTGGACGCGCGAGCAGATCGACCTGGAGGTGGCCCGGACAGCCCGGTGCTGGAGAGTCGACGGAGTCCACAAGTGGATGGCATACGACCGGGTGACGGACGAGGTGGTCGGACGAGGTGGTCTGTCCCGGAAACACCTCGACGGCGACGAACACCTGGAACTCGGGTGGGCCTTGCACCAGCGGTTCTGGGGGCACGGTTACGCCGCTGAGATCGGGCGCGCCGGCTTGAGGATGGCCTTCGACGAACTCGATGCGGATGAAGTCGTGTCCTTCACCGAGACGCGGAACAAACGTTCGCGGGCTGTCATGGAAAGGCTCGGCTTTCACTACCGCCGGAACTTCTCCCTCCGGGGGGAGCCATTCGCTCTGTACGCCTTCCCTCGCCCCGAGCAACCACCGACCACGGCCGGTGCTTCCGCTGAGTGA
- a CDS encoding cellulase family glycosylhydrolase translates to MRRPRFRTQAAALAAVALVGGGLVFAGGRADAATTAYEAESATITAGVVESNHAGYLGSGFVNTDNAVGSAVQWSPQAVAGSATLRFRFANGTTVNRPMRITVNGTDVSGAVTFAGTGAWTTWQEATVTATLRAGTNTVLATATTANGGPNLDRLTVVDGATTPPPTGVTPVAQNGQLRVCGVKLCNRYGQPIQLRGMSTHGLQWYPQCVNDASLDALAGDWGADHVRLSMYVQEGGYETNPRLFTDRMHTLIEQVSARGMYVIVDWHQLTPGDPNANLAMAKTFFTEIAQRHGSKPNILYDVANEPNETPWSRIKAYHEAIIPVVRAADPDAVILLGTHGWASLGVSDGGSETDIINNPVNATNIMYTFHFYAGSHGTEYLNTLSRAADRIPVFVTEFGTQTASGDGANNFTRSQQYLDLMAQKKISWTNWNYSDDSRSGAVFTPGTCPNGPYAGTSRLKPAGVWVRDHIRTPADNFPSS, encoded by the coding sequence ATGAGAAGACCCAGATTCCGTACGCAGGCAGCCGCGCTGGCCGCCGTCGCCCTGGTCGGCGGCGGGCTGGTGTTCGCCGGCGGGCGGGCCGACGCGGCGACCACGGCGTACGAGGCCGAATCCGCCACGATCACCGCCGGTGTGGTGGAGTCCAACCACGCCGGCTACCTCGGCAGCGGCTTCGTCAACACCGACAACGCCGTCGGCAGTGCCGTGCAGTGGTCCCCGCAGGCGGTGGCCGGCAGCGCCACCCTGCGGTTCCGTTTTGCCAACGGCACGACCGTCAACCGGCCGATGCGCATCACCGTCAACGGCACCGACGTCAGCGGGGCGGTCACGTTTGCCGGCACCGGCGCCTGGACCACCTGGCAGGAGGCCACGGTCACCGCGACCCTGCGCGCCGGCACCAACACCGTGCTCGCCACCGCCACCACGGCGAACGGCGGCCCCAACCTCGACCGGCTGACCGTCGTCGACGGCGCCACCACACCACCGCCGACCGGCGTCACGCCGGTCGCGCAGAACGGCCAGCTGCGGGTCTGCGGTGTCAAACTCTGCAACCGGTACGGCCAGCCGATCCAGCTGCGCGGCATGAGCACCCACGGCCTGCAGTGGTACCCCCAGTGCGTGAACGACGCGTCCCTCGACGCGCTCGCCGGCGACTGGGGCGCCGACCACGTGCGACTGTCCATGTACGTCCAGGAGGGTGGCTACGAGACCAACCCGCGGCTGTTCACCGACCGGATGCACACGCTGATCGAGCAGGTCAGCGCCCGCGGCATGTACGTGATCGTCGACTGGCACCAGCTCACACCCGGTGACCCGAACGCCAACCTGGCGATGGCCAAGACGTTCTTCACCGAGATCGCACAGCGGCACGGCAGCAAGCCGAACATCCTCTACGACGTCGCCAACGAGCCCAACGAGACGCCGTGGTCGCGGATCAAGGCGTACCACGAGGCGATCATCCCGGTGGTCCGCGCGGCCGACCCCGACGCCGTGATCCTGCTGGGCACGCACGGCTGGGCCTCGCTGGGTGTCTCGGACGGCGGCAGCGAGACCGACATCATCAACAACCCGGTCAACGCCACCAACATCATGTACACGTTCCACTTCTACGCCGGCTCGCACGGCACCGAGTACCTGAACACCCTGTCGCGGGCGGCCGACCGGATCCCCGTCTTCGTGACCGAGTTCGGCACCCAGACCGCTTCCGGTGACGGTGCGAACAACTTCACGCGGTCGCAGCAGTACCTCGACCTGATGGCCCAGAAGAAGATCAGCTGGACCAACTGGAACTACTCCGACGACAGCCGCTCCGGCGCGGTCTTCACCCCGGGCACGTGCCCCAACGGCCCGTACGCCGGTACGTCGCGCCTCAAGCCCGCGGGCGTCTGGGTCCGCGACCACATCCGCACCCCGGCGGACAACTTCCCGTCCTCCTGA